One Mycolicibacterium fallax genomic window, TGGGCTCACCGTCGACGCTGACCTGGCGCTCCTCCATCGCCTCCAGCAGTGCGGCCTGGGTCTTGGGCGGGGTGCGGTTGATCTCGTCGGCCAGCAGCAGGTTGGTGAACACCGGGCCGGGCCGGAACTCGAAGGCGGCGGTCCGGGCGTCATAGACCAGCGAGCCGGTCACGTCGCCGGGCATCAGGTCCGGGGTGAACTGCACCCGCTTGAACTCCAGGTCCAGCGCGGCGGCCAGGGTGCGCACCAGCAGCGTCTTGGCCACCCCGGGCACGCCCTCGAGCAGCACGTGCCCGCGGCACAGCAGGGCGACGACGAGACCGCTGACCACCGCGTCCTGGCCGACGACGGCCTTGCCGATCTCGGCGCGCAGGGCGCGCAGCGCGTCGCGGGCGGCCTGCCCGGGGTCGGCCTGCGGGGGTGCCTGCGGGGGTGCCGGGTGCTGCGGGGTCTGCTCGGGGGAGAAGTGCGTCACGGGTGCGCGACCTTTCTTTCGATGTCGTCGAGTGCGTGGGCGAGCGCCTGCAGGTCCTCGTCGCCGGACGGAACCGGACCGTACAGCAGGTGTTCCAGGTGTCCGGGCGGCATTGCGGTCTGCGCGGCCAGCGCGCCGAGGATCTGGTCGGGGCCGGCAGTTCGGGTCAGCCCGAGTCGCGGTAGCAGGCGCTGGCGGGCGGCGGCGCGCAGCGCGTCGGCGGCCCGGTCCCGGGCCCGTCGTGACCGGTAGAGCCGGCCGCGGCCTTCCACCGTCTCCGAGGCCCGGACCACCACCGGAAGCCGCTCGGCGACCAGCGGCCCGAGCCGGCGGCCCTGCCACAGCGCCAGCAGCGCCACCACCACGATCAGCTGCCCGACGATCCAGTACACCCGCTGCGGGATCATCTGGAACACCGTCGCCGAGCCGGCGCCATCGTCCTCCGGCCGCTGCGGGGCGTACCACACCAGCCGGGGCTGCTCGCCGGCCAGATTCATTGCCAGCGCGGCGTTTCCGGCGTCGGTCAGGGCGCCGTTCTGCAGAAACTCCGAGGCCCCGACCACCGTGATGACCCGGTCGCCGTCGTGATAGCGGACGACCGCGCCGCCGTAGCAGGAGCTGAAGTCCCGCGGATCGTCCAGCGCCCGGAACGTGGTCGCCGACCTCAGGTCGATGGTGCCGGCCTGCCGGGCGGCCCGCAGCTCGCAGTTGGGCTGCGTCCGGGCCGGCCGGTGATCGCGCTGGACGCCGGGGGCGAGCAGCTCGCGGGTGGGGCTCGACGGCTGGATCAGCAGCAGGTCGGCGTCGACGTCGGCCAGCCTTGCCAGCAGGTCAGCGGCGGGCAGATACCGGGTCTGGGCGACCACCAGCAGGGTGTCGGGGCCGGCCGCGTCGGCGGCTTCGGCGACGGTGCCGGCGAGGTGCACCTGCACCCCCTGCTCGCGCAGCAGGCTGACCAGCGCGTGGGCCCCGTCGGCGGAGGTGGAGTCGCCGTCCAGCAATCCGCCGCTGCGCGGACTAGTCAGCAGGGCGGTCAGCGCGGCGGCGCCGAGGATGGCCAGCAGCGCGATTCCCACCGTGACCCAGGTGCGGGTGCGGCGGCGCCGGGGTTTGGCCGGTGCGGTCATCGGATGGCC contains:
- a CDS encoding DUF4350 domain-containing protein, which translates into the protein MTAPAKPRRRRTRTWVTVGIALLAILGAAALTALLTSPRSGGLLDGDSTSADGAHALVSLLREQGVQVHLAGTVAEAADAAGPDTLLVVAQTRYLPAADLLARLADVDADLLLIQPSSPTRELLAPGVQRDHRPARTQPNCELRAARQAGTIDLRSATTFRALDDPRDFSSCYGGAVVRYHDGDRVITVVGASEFLQNGALTDAGNAALAMNLAGEQPRLVWYAPQRPEDDGAGSATVFQMIPQRVYWIVGQLIVVVALLALWQGRRLGPLVAERLPVVVRASETVEGRGRLYRSRRARDRAADALRAAARQRLLPRLGLTRTAGPDQILGALAAQTAMPPGHLEHLLYGPVPSGDEDLQALAHALDDIERKVAHP